In one Haloplanus salinus genomic region, the following are encoded:
- a CDS encoding baseplate J/gp47 family protein, whose amino-acid sequence MVNDFEAQAGENLPPGVASVLRSVYRPIAERLVEAQQTAALVLDSAQIDHAEDEALDLLTALIGVSRRKAVKAEGTVTLSRASAASQDYPIPAGAEVQTSGNDPVVFVTAESATLSTGETSVDVAVKARTGGVRGNVGPGAISVLRSTISGVEEVTNASETTGGRDRENDTELRERAKDNLSSGSRASASALISALMDDDDVTSVTIFINDLNVANGDGQPGHSFELVVEAPDEAAVLNRLAQAIADTKAAGDTSVGGYYGTAKTGTATLVNGQTETINFSLPTGVQIYVDIDMTVTEEYAGNDAVRDSIVRYIGGVLSTGNTDDGRLSVGSDVIYGSVEYAIRDVTGVYDINTLEVGTSASPTGTTNISITNGEKATANATDGSITFTTSVVTP is encoded by the coding sequence ATGGTCAACGACTTCGAGGCGCAAGCCGGTGAGAACCTTCCTCCGGGTGTCGCCTCGGTTCTTCGGTCGGTCTATCGGCCTATCGCGGAACGGCTCGTTGAGGCACAGCAGACAGCGGCGCTCGTTCTGGACAGCGCCCAAATCGACCACGCTGAAGATGAGGCGCTTGATCTTCTGACGGCGCTGATCGGCGTGTCTCGTCGGAAGGCGGTGAAGGCCGAGGGGACGGTGACGCTTTCGAGGGCGTCGGCGGCCTCTCAGGACTACCCGATTCCGGCGGGGGCGGAGGTACAGACCAGCGGCAATGATCCCGTGGTGTTCGTCACGGCTGAGAGTGCGACACTCTCTACCGGAGAGACCTCGGTGGATGTGGCCGTGAAAGCGCGAACCGGCGGTGTCCGTGGAAACGTCGGCCCCGGAGCTATCAGCGTCCTTCGCTCTACCATTAGTGGAGTCGAGGAAGTCACAAACGCGAGCGAGACGACTGGTGGGCGGGATCGAGAGAACGACACCGAGCTTCGAGAGAGGGCGAAGGACAACCTCTCCTCTGGCTCTCGCGCTTCGGCTTCCGCGCTGATCTCGGCGCTGATGGACGACGACGACGTGACGAGCGTTACCATCTTCATCAACGATTTGAACGTGGCAAACGGTGACGGTCAACCCGGCCACTCGTTCGAGCTGGTTGTGGAAGCCCCGGACGAGGCGGCGGTTCTCAATCGGTTGGCCCAAGCAATTGCTGACACGAAGGCCGCTGGAGATACCTCGGTTGGTGGGTACTACGGGACGGCGAAGACGGGGACGGCGACGCTGGTGAACGGGCAGACAGAGACAATCAACTTCTCGCTCCCGACCGGCGTCCAAATCTACGTCGACATTGATATGACGGTCACGGAGGAGTACGCTGGCAACGACGCCGTGCGAGACTCCATCGTGCGATACATCGGTGGCGTTCTGTCGACGGGAAATACTGACGATGGCCGGCTTTCCGTCGGCTCCGATGTGATCTATGGTTCCGTTGAGTACGCTATCCGCGACGTTACCGGCGTCTACGACATTAACACGTTGGAAGTCGGGACGAGTGCAAGCCCGACCGGGACCACGAACATCTCGATTACGAACGGAGAGAAAGCGACGGCTAACGCGACGGACGGCTCGATTACCTTCACGACGAGTGTGGTGACGCCGTGA
- a CDS encoding tyrosine-type recombinase/integrase, whose amino-acid sequence MSESNVTQRDDELREKYPVVTNPTRDQLTDKQLVDYEDFRLAFLYWLETAGKAPEHLGDSGFAEGVVKNTAYRTDLWLRWVWEEEEGYTLNIDHEHADDYLQYLAFERSVTTAHGRAVESALKRYFKWIHWERGGELWEPVRGFPSQSSVTKPADFLTKDERGKIRDAALDYSSVPAYNDLSPEQRDRWKTHLAKKLRKKKKNIRPLDFERRRGWKIASLVGVSLDAGLRPSEVEVAHTGWLDLDNDRLLIPREDSRKNQNNWEVPLRSRTSKWLAEWVKERENYPEYDDTDLLWLTRENNPYSSQSLRSLIRRLCDKAGIDYENRKMSWYSLRHSVGTHMVSERDLKSAQEQLRHNSPRTTMQYDGAPADERRDALDRMG is encoded by the coding sequence ATGTCCGAAAGCAATGTAACTCAACGGGACGACGAACTCCGCGAAAAATACCCTGTCGTCACCAACCCGACCCGCGACCAGCTCACAGACAAACAACTCGTCGACTACGAAGACTTCCGACTCGCCTTCCTCTACTGGCTCGAAACCGCCGGGAAAGCACCCGAACACCTCGGAGACTCAGGCTTCGCAGAAGGCGTCGTCAAAAACACCGCCTACCGAACCGACCTCTGGCTCCGATGGGTATGGGAGGAAGAAGAAGGCTACACCCTCAACATCGACCACGAACACGCCGACGACTACCTCCAATACCTCGCCTTCGAGAGATCAGTCACAACAGCCCACGGACGCGCCGTAGAATCCGCCCTCAAACGCTACTTCAAGTGGATTCATTGGGAACGCGGCGGCGAACTGTGGGAACCAGTACGAGGCTTCCCGAGTCAAAGCTCCGTCACCAAGCCCGCCGACTTCCTCACCAAAGACGAACGAGGCAAAATCCGCGACGCCGCCCTCGACTACTCCAGCGTCCCGGCCTACAACGACCTGTCACCCGAACAGCGCGACCGCTGGAAAACCCACCTCGCCAAAAAACTCCGAAAGAAAAAGAAGAACATCCGGCCCCTCGACTTCGAGCGTCGACGCGGATGGAAGATCGCCAGCCTCGTCGGGGTCAGCCTCGATGCAGGGCTCCGCCCGTCCGAAGTAGAAGTAGCACACACCGGCTGGCTCGATCTCGACAACGACCGGCTCCTGATCCCACGAGAAGACTCCCGCAAAAACCAAAACAATTGGGAGGTTCCGCTGAGAAGCCGCACGAGCAAATGGCTGGCCGAGTGGGTGAAAGAACGAGAGAACTACCCGGAGTACGACGACACCGACCTACTGTGGCTCACCCGAGAAAATAACCCATACAGTAGTCAGTCTCTCCGATCCCTGATCCGACGGCTATGCGACAAAGCCGGCATCGACTACGAGAACAGAAAAATGAGCTGGTACAGCCTGCGTCACTCCGTCGGGACGCATATGGTGAGCGAGCGCGACCTGAAATCAGCGCAAGAACAGCTCCGCCACAACAGCCCTCGAACGACGATGCAATACGACGGCGCACCAGCCGACGAACGGAGAGACGCGCTCGACCGGATGGGCTGA
- a CDS encoding HK97 gp10 family phage protein: MGNFDIRIEFSADDVASDIAESIEAGIEDAQREMGKTLPRIAQAKLRSRDAMFNREVLKGFREKKSEGGGIYELRVFNTAEHASYVEHGVRGVWAGTSTKHEYSTKRPPVEELLPWVERKLAGWRLVTSTQTGQSQLVPV, from the coding sequence ATGGGTAACTTCGACATTCGGATTGAGTTTTCCGCTGACGACGTGGCTTCCGATATTGCGGAGTCTATTGAGGCGGGGATCGAGGACGCTCAGCGGGAGATGGGCAAGACGCTCCCGAGGATCGCGCAGGCGAAGTTGCGCTCTCGGGACGCGATGTTCAACCGCGAAGTTCTCAAAGGGTTCCGCGAGAAGAAATCCGAGGGCGGCGGCATCTACGAGCTTCGGGTGTTCAATACCGCGGAACACGCTTCTTACGTCGAACACGGCGTCCGAGGTGTGTGGGCGGGGACGAGCACAAAGCACGAATACTCCACGAAGCGCCCACCCGTCGAGGAGCTGTTACCGTGGGTTGAACGAAAGCTGGCTGGCTGGCGACTCGTTACGTCGACGCAGACTGGTCAATCACAGTTGGTTCCGGTCTAA
- a CDS encoding phage portal protein family protein, which produces MSISGANPNSDSDAVYRSLMAKAARGDLPFSETGGGPSFMLESPKAVIKQSRGAGGRPRAKEAPKARIAEMRAIRKTDPHVAELVNTLIDYLVGSGGVITPANIPYTDTEQTDEDIADFKVLIENSDFEAVTLPAWVDEAITTGTGFLETVVEDERFKPKILPTERMSILTDEFGNTTGYEMENPGGGEPIEFAPYDLAVLRFVKFPGEDFGRSLIEPIEEHVNMLRDMEIDLARFVATKAYPPVIWKLGTDERPWNQTQIQDFIDSLRDIEPDSMIGVGHDVEHDVVGVTSTSSKAGAMNLDSTFAHLLNRIHVGIGVPEFLNGGGNAGRNSAVATMPKFDRRIQRFRLAIRQAVRYQIFVSILGHPSPEDYAEIPPDFEFGQHSSEEERLETEEALKLFSMGFLKREAFAARVGIDPETEMPGDADLQEVIDLLTELSGAGDRIQNPEGGRPTDTGTGERSSGRSVATRQNPERPTDDDSRPQRDIGQE; this is translated from the coding sequence ATGAGTATTTCTGGTGCTAATCCCAATTCTGACTCTGACGCGGTGTATCGCTCTCTGATGGCGAAGGCCGCTCGTGGCGACCTTCCATTTTCGGAAACTGGCGGTGGCCCCTCGTTTATGCTGGAGTCTCCGAAGGCTGTTATCAAGCAGTCTCGGGGCGCTGGCGGGAGACCTCGTGCGAAGGAAGCCCCGAAGGCCCGGATTGCGGAAATGCGGGCGATTCGGAAGACGGACCCGCACGTTGCCGAGCTGGTGAACACGCTCATCGACTATCTGGTAGGTTCTGGCGGGGTGATTACGCCCGCGAATATCCCGTACACGGATACCGAGCAAACGGACGAGGATATTGCTGATTTCAAAGTCCTGATTGAAAACTCGGACTTCGAGGCGGTTACGTTGCCCGCTTGGGTCGACGAAGCCATTACCACGGGTACGGGCTTCCTCGAAACGGTCGTGGAGGATGAACGGTTCAAGCCGAAGATTCTCCCGACCGAGCGAATGAGTATTCTCACCGACGAGTTCGGAAATACGACTGGCTACGAAATGGAGAACCCCGGCGGCGGGGAGCCCATCGAGTTTGCGCCTTACGATCTGGCGGTTCTTCGGTTTGTGAAGTTCCCCGGCGAAGACTTCGGTCGGTCGCTCATTGAGCCGATTGAGGAGCACGTCAATATGCTCCGAGATATGGAGATCGACTTGGCGCGGTTCGTTGCGACCAAGGCGTATCCCCCGGTGATCTGGAAGCTCGGGACGGACGAACGCCCGTGGAACCAGACGCAGATTCAGGACTTCATCGACAGCCTGCGTGACATTGAGCCTGATTCGATGATCGGTGTCGGCCACGATGTTGAGCACGATGTTGTGGGTGTCACGTCCACGTCGTCGAAGGCGGGGGCGATGAATCTGGATAGCACCTTCGCCCACCTTCTCAACCGTATCCACGTTGGGATCGGCGTTCCTGAGTTCCTGAACGGCGGTGGGAACGCGGGGCGTAATTCCGCGGTAGCGACGATGCCGAAGTTCGATCGGCGGATTCAACGGTTCCGGTTGGCGATTCGGCAGGCGGTTCGCTACCAGATTTTCGTCTCGATTCTTGGTCATCCGTCGCCCGAAGATTACGCTGAAATCCCCCCGGATTTCGAGTTTGGACAGCACAGCTCCGAGGAGGAGCGACTGGAGACGGAAGAAGCCCTCAAACTGTTCTCGATGGGCTTCCTGAAGCGGGAAGCGTTCGCGGCTCGTGTCGGCATTGATCCTGAGACGGAAATGCCCGGAGACGCCGATCTTCAGGAGGTCATTGATCTTCTGACGGAGCTCTCTGGTGCTGGTGATCGTATCCAGAACCCCGAGGGTGGCCGTCCGACGGATACGGGCACTGGAGAGCGATCTTCGGGTCGTTCTGTCGCAACGAGGCAAAACCCGGAACGTCCAACCGACGACGACAGCCGGCCACAACGTGACATTGGACAAGAATAA
- a CDS encoding terminase large subunit domain-containing protein has translation MTEAANAELIEQFAEAVGTTPEEVSDRWDGRPDRIIEDLFLMPDKRGELHPLRLFKPYQHQFVHAYFFGDASTLTFLKGRRIGGSFVAMACFLLDGLTRPGAMYPIVSKKEKQAFSRINDVRVLAENAVIDIPFAKKPTQSEVVLWNGTKFVAYTGSPDSSRGDGAQSILFDEMAFMDDQQAMDDAFRPMLSLSDGKMVQVSTIFATNDLFMESVNGGSRTGFGDDGQKLGTISLYQPTFYNADEIDPEKSLYDQHLEPARPDLNIDQIEAKRSADPVGFAQEYLCRPAVEQYRFFDAQSVFRAVERGDEPGVEFGEHARAAFGGEMMMAVDVGIEHDDTAVSVYEHTENHRYLRYFEVIDEDVLARAGIVNPDRGNANHVATRLGQLYEQMGVSYLIIDSTGAGQTFPRIIEEEIGRGIIPFNFSNTKAVKQMFGEMNAALRNDRVTLTNDELLVNQLLAITRIQPKEWSTPRFTGKDFSPDGKDDVAIAAVMGAFPPGFEHTPATEVAEKPRAPPTDEGEPLADRIERTPAPTNTRPSQRSSPRKNTAPTGVFVAGSISRSYGRRYGRHDKGRY, from the coding sequence GTGACTGAGGCGGCCAACGCCGAACTCATTGAGCAGTTCGCGGAGGCCGTCGGGACTACACCCGAGGAGGTGTCTGATCGGTGGGACGGTCGCCCTGATCGTATCATTGAAGACCTGTTTCTGATGCCGGACAAGCGCGGTGAGCTACACCCGCTCCGGCTGTTCAAGCCGTATCAGCACCAGTTCGTTCACGCTTACTTCTTCGGTGACGCCTCGACGCTAACGTTCTTGAAGGGTCGTCGGATTGGCGGCTCCTTTGTGGCGATGGCGTGTTTCCTCCTCGACGGGCTCACGCGACCGGGTGCGATGTACCCGATTGTCTCGAAGAAGGAGAAACAGGCGTTCTCTCGGATCAACGACGTGCGTGTATTGGCTGAGAACGCGGTCATTGACATTCCGTTCGCCAAGAAGCCCACTCAGTCCGAGGTCGTGCTCTGGAACGGGACGAAGTTCGTGGCGTACACAGGTTCGCCGGACTCCTCCCGTGGTGACGGCGCTCAGTCCATCCTATTCGACGAGATGGCCTTTATGGACGATCAGCAGGCGATGGACGACGCCTTCCGCCCGATGCTCTCGCTATCTGACGGGAAGATGGTGCAGGTCTCGACGATCTTCGCCACCAACGACCTGTTTATGGAGAGTGTCAACGGGGGCTCTCGAACGGGCTTCGGTGACGACGGGCAGAAGCTCGGGACGATCTCGCTGTATCAGCCGACGTTCTACAACGCTGACGAGATTGATCCCGAGAAGTCGCTGTACGATCAGCACCTCGAACCAGCTCGGCCCGATCTCAACATCGACCAGATCGAGGCGAAGCGGTCGGCTGACCCGGTGGGATTTGCTCAGGAGTACCTGTGCCGCCCCGCCGTTGAACAGTACCGCTTCTTCGACGCACAGAGCGTCTTCAGGGCCGTGGAGCGTGGCGATGAGCCGGGCGTTGAGTTCGGGGAGCACGCTCGGGCGGCGTTCGGCGGCGAGATGATGATGGCGGTCGACGTGGGCATTGAACACGACGATACCGCGGTCTCCGTCTACGAACACACCGAGAATCATCGCTATCTCCGATACTTCGAGGTGATCGACGAGGATGTGCTGGCTCGCGCCGGGATCGTGAATCCCGACCGGGGCAACGCAAATCACGTCGCCACCCGTCTCGGCCAGCTCTACGAGCAAATGGGCGTCTCGTACCTCATTATTGACTCGACCGGAGCCGGCCAGACGTTCCCGCGGATCATCGAGGAGGAGATCGGACGCGGTATTATCCCGTTCAATTTCTCGAATACGAAGGCGGTTAAACAGATGTTCGGTGAGATGAACGCGGCGTTGCGGAATGACCGCGTGACGCTCACGAACGACGAATTGCTGGTTAACCAGCTTCTCGCAATCACACGGATACAACCGAAGGAGTGGTCGACGCCCCGGTTTACGGGCAAGGACTTCTCCCCGGACGGTAAGGACGACGTAGCAATCGCGGCGGTAATGGGCGCGTTTCCGCCCGGCTTCGAGCATACTCCCGCGACTGAAGTGGCTGAGAAGCCTCGCGCTCCCCCCACCGATGAGGGAGAGCCGCTGGCTGATCGTATTGAACGGACACCCGCACCGACGAACACGCGGCCTTCTCAACGAAGCTCTCCGCGGAAGAACACCGCTCCGACTGGAGTGTTTGTCGCTGGTAGTATCAGTCGCTCGTATGGGCGGCGGTACGGGCGACACGACAAAGGACGTTACTAA
- a CDS encoding phage major capsid protein, translated as MSLPRFLRLISISIMAFYREITTKDDVPLSTLLLEAVTELELFNEAPRVIRETLTQTVNEQTFRVYTGDMTWEELAEGEHARTGTMDSTEMAFSVKTYGRSLGYTQEFIEDNEADLIRRHFTKMVEGAMEKEHEVIFAVVRNGWANGSNLWFDPEDFGDYTFDQTHDHSFADTQELFERNGATDTNAHTPSEHLMELKAELEHHGKVADIALVGFDFARELLKELSWGAQYNIPTFESLRETGYPETGIVLDGMRVVRSAYLPGMEAHVVAASERPIYFHERRSVQLTQGQNGGPIGDPGQLIGSYGSARYGAVCVDPLAGAKCVADNLA; from the coding sequence TTGAGTCTCCCCCGCTTCCTGAGACTCATTTCTATCTCTATAATGGCATTTTACCGCGAGATTACGACCAAGGACGACGTACCGCTCAGCACCCTCCTGCTCGAAGCTGTCACCGAGCTGGAACTGTTCAACGAAGCCCCCCGCGTTATCCGTGAGACGCTGACGCAGACTGTCAACGAGCAGACGTTCCGCGTCTACACGGGCGATATGACGTGGGAGGAACTCGCTGAGGGCGAACACGCTCGGACGGGCACGATGGACTCGACCGAGATGGCCTTCAGCGTGAAGACCTACGGGCGCTCGCTCGGTTACACGCAGGAGTTCATCGAGGACAACGAAGCCGATCTGATCCGCCGCCACTTCACGAAGATGGTGGAGGGCGCGATGGAGAAGGAGCACGAGGTCATTTTCGCGGTCGTTCGCAATGGGTGGGCCAACGGCTCTAACCTCTGGTTCGACCCCGAGGACTTCGGTGACTACACCTTCGACCAGACCCACGACCACAGCTTCGCGGATACGCAGGAGCTTTTCGAGCGCAATGGTGCGACCGACACGAACGCACACACCCCCTCTGAGCACCTGATGGAGCTCAAGGCTGAGCTCGAACACCACGGCAAGGTCGCTGACATTGCCCTCGTCGGGTTCGACTTCGCCCGCGAGCTTCTGAAGGAGCTTTCGTGGGGCGCACAATACAACATCCCCACCTTCGAGTCTCTGCGCGAGACCGGCTACCCGGAGACCGGCATTGTCCTCGACGGGATGCGCGTGGTTCGCTCGGCGTACCTCCCCGGTATGGAGGCCCACGTCGTTGCGGCCTCGGAGCGCCCGATCTACTTCCACGAGCGCCGCTCGGTCCAGCTCACGCAGGGTCAGAACGGCGGCCCGATTGGCGACCCCGGCCAGCTCATCGGGAGCTACGGCTCGGCTCGCTACGGTGCGGTCTGTGTCGACCCGCTGGCTGGCGCGAAGTGCGTCGCTGACAACCTCGCATAG
- a CDS encoding DUF5802 family protein produces the protein MFQPYTSAFALGTSQLVAYPGDRAIIDFADFDALTARFGRSYPLIFKISNNYVCVYPEDGVPSGVLAVPNKLMEELEIGSDVDFLVYLAYPHTVQRIIEWGLACPNHPERET, from the coding sequence ATGTTCCAGCCTTACACCAGCGCCTTCGCGCTCGGTACGTCACAGCTCGTTGCCTACCCCGGCGACCGGGCTATCATCGACTTTGCCGACTTCGACGCTCTTACAGCGCGGTTTGGCCGGTCCTATCCGCTTATCTTCAAGATTAGCAATAACTACGTCTGCGTTTACCCTGAAGATGGTGTTCCATCGGGCGTTCTCGCTGTTCCAAACAAGCTGATGGAGGAGTTGGAAATTGGGTCCGACGTAGATTTCCTCGTGTACCTCGCGTATCCCCACACCGTCCAGCGTATCATCGAGTGGGGGCTTGCCTGCCCGAATCACCCGGAGCGTGAGACCTGA
- a CDS encoding SDR family oxidoreductase, which yields MSLDDSATIVTGASSGIGEATAHEFASRGARVALAARSEDRLTSIAADLETEYGAETLVVPTDVRDEAAVEDLVDTVAAEWDGLDVLVNNAGLGRGGDVADLSTEDYRAMMDTNVDGVFFATRAALPHLAASDGNLIFVGSFAGQYPRPGNPVYSATKWWVRGFAHGVEGQSGPDGVGVTVVNPTEVRTEFGGADGDSFAERFEPGEVSEPEEIADAIGFAAAQDHSTVHEIDVYRRDKFEGW from the coding sequence ATGAGTCTCGACGACAGTGCGACCATCGTCACGGGTGCCAGTTCGGGAATCGGGGAAGCGACCGCACACGAGTTCGCGAGCCGCGGTGCGCGGGTTGCCCTCGCGGCCCGGAGCGAGGACCGACTGACCTCGATTGCGGCCGACCTCGAGACGGAGTACGGCGCCGAGACGCTCGTGGTACCGACGGACGTTCGCGACGAGGCGGCCGTCGAGGATCTGGTCGACACCGTCGCGGCGGAGTGGGACGGCCTCGACGTTCTCGTCAACAACGCCGGTCTGGGCCGCGGCGGCGACGTGGCCGACCTGTCGACGGAGGACTACCGTGCGATGATGGACACCAACGTCGACGGCGTCTTCTTCGCGACGCGGGCGGCGCTTCCCCACCTCGCGGCGTCGGACGGCAACCTGATCTTCGTCGGGAGTTTCGCAGGGCAGTACCCCCGTCCGGGGAACCCCGTCTACTCGGCGACGAAGTGGTGGGTGCGGGGTTTCGCTCACGGCGTCGAAGGGCAGTCCGGGCCGGACGGCGTCGGCGTCACCGTCGTCAACCCGACGGAGGTGCGGACGGAGTTCGGCGGGGCGGACGGCGACTCCTTCGCCGAACGCTTCGAACCGGGTGAGGTGAGCGAACCCGAGGAGATCGCGGACGCCATCGGCTTCGCCGCCGCTCAAGACCACTCGACGGTCCACGAGATCGACGTGTACCGCCGCGACAAGTTCGAAGGGTGGTAG
- a CDS encoding LamG-like jellyroll fold domain-containing protein, producing the protein MALIENWESGSLSSAGWTVNNGDVYVTTNASGFSFGNYEGSYALETSAYAQVFSNSNEFQQGQQLDARYASTDHFLDDDALFFGASGTGADHYELEFYGRQGPHMRIQKDVGGSDTTLAAYNNNPRLGDIWHRVHVDWGSDGQIVCELYDDTDTLLKSISATDTTFTGGKLGFYHGADVSPSFWDYIEVNGGTGPQSATLESPSLTASAQPLSATNSGATATSDVTRGLISKWTLDGDALDQVGTLDPSTVSGVTYTGGYIDQAASFDGSDYIEYPSDGSIQTNDFTISAWANVNSTSSGTTAIQTVSAKNLDHTDRQFWLVEWDGAWVCRIGSNGQGVVGPAATPGAWTHLLATYDSASDTFELWVNGVSAGTATESTIGGAGQTFCIGAESPDYRMFGGLIDEVRYYDVVLTDQEIADLYAYDGTASLVTASLDSASLAFSPRALGATPGATGATLGAATANLAASTVGVSPGAISATIESTGLTSSAASMGGITGPTTATLSSVGVTAAPISPTAAPGPISAGMETATLSTAAYSIGGEILGLVADLDVASLSASPSSVASITGPVSVGLDSSSLIALSRPLGVSEAVYAALDSAAIVTSPGAFGATPGAVSATVDSAALTSLAESPVVALAELSVEIDACSLAVSVENVAPVPGAVSTDLDSASLVVTVHDVEALLALVATLDVASLTPVLSDIGAVPGVVSPELEIASASLLASDVDFSLGSRPVGLDVADLVAQLPELSAENIKYLFLRVSEAGNSGFTLDGDGAAAFSVDSAGENRFELDSGNENSL; encoded by the coding sequence ATGGCTCTAATCGAGAATTGGGAAAGTGGCAGTCTTTCTTCTGCCGGTTGGACTGTTAATAATGGTGATGTGTATGTCACTACAAACGCTTCTGGTTTTTCATTTGGAAATTATGAAGGCTCTTACGCATTAGAAACTTCAGCATATGCTCAGGTTTTCTCTAATTCAAATGAATTTCAACAGGGCCAGCAATTAGACGCAAGATATGCCTCCACAGACCACTTCCTTGACGACGACGCCCTGTTCTTCGGTGCGTCTGGTACTGGTGCTGACCACTATGAGTTAGAGTTCTATGGTCGCCAAGGCCCCCATATGCGTATTCAGAAAGACGTTGGGGGAAGTGACACGACACTTGCGGCGTACAATAACAATCCTCGATTGGGGGATATATGGCATCGCGTTCACGTTGATTGGGGTTCTGATGGACAAATTGTCTGTGAGCTTTACGACGATACTGATACCCTTCTAAAGAGTATTTCAGCTACGGATACTACCTTCACGGGTGGGAAACTCGGATTTTACCACGGTGCTGACGTTTCTCCGTCGTTTTGGGACTACATTGAGGTTAATGGAGGGACGGGTCCACAAAGTGCCACACTTGAATCTCCTTCTCTAACTGCGAGCGCACAGCCTCTAAGCGCGACTAACTCTGGTGCTACGGCTACCTCGGACGTTACCCGTGGACTCATCTCAAAATGGACTCTCGACGGGGACGCGCTCGATCAGGTTGGCACGCTCGACCCGTCTACTGTCTCCGGTGTCACGTACACGGGTGGGTACATTGACCAAGCGGCGTCGTTCGACGGCTCTGACTACATTGAGTACCCCTCTGACGGTTCCATTCAGACTAACGACTTCACTATCTCAGCGTGGGCGAACGTAAACAGTACGTCAAGCGGGACAACTGCGATTCAGACAGTCTCCGCGAAGAACCTCGATCACACCGACCGGCAGTTCTGGTTGGTTGAGTGGGACGGTGCGTGGGTCTGTCGTATCGGTTCTAACGGACAGGGTGTGGTCGGCCCGGCGGCTACGCCGGGTGCGTGGACACACCTGCTTGCGACCTATGACTCTGCGTCAGATACGTTTGAGCTGTGGGTCAACGGAGTCTCTGCGGGGACGGCAACCGAGTCTACCATCGGGGGCGCTGGTCAAACGTTCTGTATCGGTGCTGAGTCGCCGGATTACCGGATGTTCGGCGGCCTGATTGACGAGGTTCGGTACTACGACGTTGTTCTCACGGATCAGGAGATTGCTGATCTGTACGCTTACGATGGAACCGCGAGTCTGGTTACAGCTTCTCTCGACTCGGCCTCGCTTGCGTTCTCTCCGCGTGCATTGGGCGCGACACCCGGTGCGACGGGAGCAACTCTTGGGGCGGCTACGGCTAATCTGGCGGCTTCTACCGTGGGCGTGTCTCCGGGTGCAATCTCCGCAACCATTGAAAGCACCGGGCTTACCAGCTCAGCGGCTTCAATGGGCGGGATAACCGGCCCCACGACGGCTACCCTCAGCTCGGTCGGTGTTACGGCGGCCCCGATCTCTCCGACGGCGGCTCCCGGCCCGATCTCGGCGGGGATGGAGACCGCGACTCTTTCAACGGCGGCGTACTCGATTGGTGGAGAAATCCTCGGATTGGTTGCCGATCTCGATGTAGCGTCTCTGTCTGCGTCTCCGTCTTCGGTAGCGTCGATTACGGGGCCGGTGAGCGTCGGGTTGGACTCGTCGAGCTTGATTGCTCTGTCGCGTCCTCTCGGCGTCTCTGAGGCCGTGTATGCGGCCCTCGACTCCGCGGCCATTGTTACGTCTCCGGGCGCTTTCGGAGCGACTCCGGGCGCTGTATCGGCTACGGTGGACTCGGCGGCGCTCACGTCGCTGGCTGAGTCTCCGGTGGTGGCGCTGGCTGAGCTCTCTGTGGAAATAGACGCTTGTTCTCTGGCGGTATCGGTTGAGAACGTCGCCCCGGTTCCGGGTGCGGTCTCCACTGATCTGGATTCTGCCTCTCTCGTGGTCACGGTTCACGATGTTGAGGCCCTTCTCGCGCTGGTTGCGACCCTCGATGTAGCGTCTCTGACCCCGGTTTTGAGCGATATTGGCGCGGTTCCGGGCGTTGTTTCCCCCGAGCTGGAGATAGCGTCGGCGTCTCTGTTGGCGTCTGACGTGGATTTTTCGCTCGGATCGCGGCCTGTGGGGCTTGATGTGGCCGATTTGGTCGCTCAACTCCCCGAACTCTCGGCTGAGAACATCAAATATCTGTTCCTCCGGGTGAGCGAGGCCGGAAATAGCGGCTTCACGCTCGATGGGGATGGCGCGGCGGCCTTCTCGGTCGATTCAGCAGGCGAAAATCGCTTTGAGCTGGATAGCGGCAACGAAAATTCTCTCTGA
- a CDS encoding BppU family phage baseplate upper protein, with product MADFKITQNDTYPAISGTCKDDGGNPVDITGATVRFHLKAPGSETPKVNESASILDAAAGRVAYQWIAGDTDTPGTFFAEFEVTHSDGNPETFPSDPLVVYIREELA from the coding sequence ATGGCTGACTTCAAAATCACTCAAAATGACACGTATCCCGCGATTTCGGGGACGTGCAAGGATGATGGCGGCAATCCCGTTGATATTACGGGTGCGACCGTCCGATTCCACCTCAAAGCCCCCGGATCGGAGACGCCGAAAGTCAATGAGTCGGCTTCTATCCTCGATGCGGCGGCTGGACGAGTCGCTTACCAATGGATTGCCGGTGATACGGACACTCCGGGGACGTTTTTCGCGGAATTTGAGGTGACGCACAGCGATGGCAACCCTGAGACCTTCCCGAGCGACCCCCTCGTGGTGTATATCCGCGAGGAGCTGGCCTAA